The window AAGGACCCAGAGTTCATCGACGAGTTTCTTTAATTGATCTCGATTATCCAACACGACAAAGACTATATATGGTCCGGATCTGACGTTCCAGCAGCGCTAAATAGTTTTAGGTGACTACAGCCATTAAACACCCTCTTTCCATACCTGTCTGGGATTGGAAAGGGCTCCATCAAGATCCGGTAGAATCCCCCACGTACCTTAGGTACGTCCAGCGCCATTCGTCAGGCTTCTTTTCTGCTTGTAAGTGCCGTATTGGTGCACAGCTTTTATGACCCAGGCTTTAATTTACGCTCCACGATACGCATCTTAGAGAGACAGGCGGCTGGGTAGGTAAATGAGAGTTGCTGGGTATATTAAATGCGATTCATCCTGCATGCTCTGAGTTTAACTGTTCATCTTAAGAAGTGTCAGGCTGCTTCAGTAAATAGAACTACATAGTGTTTTCCAGATAGTTCTATTAAACGTTTTATCTTCAAATTACCATGGTTTACATACCATCCAACCCTTCTTCCTACCTTGGCAGGTAGTAGCTTATTCTAGCCAGGAACAGTAGGGGTTCTACCTTGTCTGTAGAGAAGTCATCGATGCCACTTCAGACAGGTACAATGTGTTAGTTCACTCGCTACCAGGAAACCTGCAGCTGACAGCCAAACTTACTACCTGCCAGCCCCACTGCATGCATACTGAATTACAAAACAATCCTTGCTTGAGAAAAGCTTCAGCCTTGATGCTTGATGGCATCTGCTTCTCATATAAAGGAGCCTCAAGAAGGTCTCGCCATTATGTAGGATCCAGCAACGGAGCTACATTGGCGGAATGATTTTAGTACGCCCGAAAGGTGCGTCGATTTTGACCGCCCTCGGCCCCGGCCGTGAGCTGTCCTCTACTCCACCCTAGACACGCTCCTTCTATGAAGTTGACTAGACTAGCCAAGGCCTCCGTCGAAACAAGCCAATTGCCGAACATTCGATTCTGACTATCACCCGAGTTCTCAGTTGTTCTAAACCTTCCTTTTGTTGGACCCTGGCCTCATCCGTCGCGTGGCCTCATCCGAAACGCCTGATCGTcgtctctttttcttctgtttccttcttgttcgTCTCGCTCTCGTTCTCGGCCCTGTGGCCCTATTTTGCCGCCATCTCTTCCCGAATCTTCGGGTCGACTATATAATACCGTCATGGCTGCCAGACAGCCAGCCCGGCGCCTTGCTGCGCACCTTGCTTCTCCTTCCGTACGCTTCTCACGAACTCAATCCGCCTCTACGAGACGCTGGCTGTCTAGTTCCGCCGGTCCTAAAGCTTCTCGATCATCTTATTCCAACTACTCCCCGCTGTGGCTCACTGCTGTCGCACTTGGTGTCGCCGCTCCCTTAGCCTACAAGATGGTACCAATTCCTTCCTAATCATTGGGAGAGCCAATCGCTGAACATAGCACTCTCAGTCTGATATCGAACCTATCAATGCCGATCCTTCAACCCTGGCCGACCGCGATGCCCAGAAGAAGCGCGAGTCGGGCGTTAACGAGGACTCGCCCATGCGACTGCGAATGGAAAAGTTTATTCGGGAGCAACAAGCCCAGATCGTAGCCGAGCTTGAGAGACTTGACGGCAAAAAGTTCCGTAAGGACGAGTGGGAGCGCCCCAACGGTGGAGGCGGCACGACCTGCGTTCTCCAAGAAGGAAATGTCTTCGAGAAGGCTGGCCTTGGTGTTAGTGTTGTCTACGGCTCGCTTCCCAAGCctgccattgagaagatgCGAGCCAACCACAAGACAATGGATCCCAACATGGAATCAATTGACTTCTTTGCCGCAGGACTCAGCATGGTTCTTCACCCTTATAACCCTATGGCCCCAACCGTGCATCTTAACTACCGATACTTCGAAACGGCGAACCCTGATGGTAcatctcaagcttggtggTTCGGCGGCGGTTGCGATTTGACACCATCATACCTCTTCGATGAGGACGCTATTCACTTTCacaagacgatcaagaccGCTTGCGATGCTCACGACAAGGAATACTACCCCCGATTCAAGAAGTGGTGTGATGAGTACTTTTTCAACAAGCACCGTGGCGAGGCACGTGGTATTGGTGGCATCTTCTTTGATGACTTGGACGAGACGGAGCGTGATCGCGAGAACACCTTTTCGTTCGTCCAAGACTGTCTCAAGGCGTTCCTCCCCTCCTACATTCCCATCATCGAGAAGCGAAAGGACATGCCTTACACTGAGGCAGAGAAAGACTGGCAACAGCTTCGACGTGGCAAGTACGTCGAGTTCAACCTTGTCCACGATCGCGGTACAGCATTCGGACTCAACACACCCGGCTCAAGGGTTGAGAGTATTCTCATGAGTTTGCCATTGACAGCTGGCTGGAAGTACATGCACGAGCCCGAGCCCAAGAGCAGGGAGCAGCGCCTTGTAGATGTCCTCAGAGATCCCAAGGAGTGGGTCTGAGACACGCGTCTTGTATTCAAAATAGACGGATGCATGTTGGAGCATGAGGCAGGGCGATTGTTTAGTGTATCATATGTGAAAATCATAGATAGGGACACCGGTGGCGGTGTAGGCTACAAAAAGCAGACAGCAAATATGTCTACTGAGACGCTACAAAAAATCGAAATAGTTTAAAGAAGCCATTAATAACTTTCTTTCGCGGAAATGCCAGCCTTGTGATAATGGAGAAGAGATAGTTTTTTGCGAGAAACTTTGAGTTATCTCAAAGTAGTCACCTTCAATCGGTATCTAACACATGCCTAATTTCTTCCTTTTACAAACATCGACGTGCGAACCCGTTCGACTCGACGGCAATGGAGCCTCTTCCCTCGCATCGCGAATTAATTACAGACCTCATATGTTCCATTTCGGCCATCACACCATCAACGGCAGATGGCATTTCATCTACACAGCCGCCTCGAGCTGCTCAATCGCCCACACTTTCACCACTCCAAGCAATCTCTCCGTCTCAACGGCCTCTACTCTTGACTCTTCATGTATTATTTCCGACCCTTTTACTTCCAGCCTTAGATCTTCTCGATCGGGGACTCATCACCAGGCTAGCGGGCAATCAGGAACCTCACGACGGCAGTCCTttggacatgatgaagaacgACGTATTTCTGGTCCGTTCACTTGCTACGACAATCTCACGCCGCTCTCGTGACGTCAATCTATCACCTAAACGCTACATCGTTCATCTCAACGCATGGAATTGTTCATGTGCAAGCTTCACATTCGATGCTTTCCCCGCCCACCCTATATCGACGGCAGACGAAGCACAGCAGGTACCCTCTGAAGAAGGGCTATGGTCTTTTGGAGGCACGAGTATGGAACTAGAAGGAGATACACCGCCATGTTGTAAACATTTACTCGCCTGTTTGCTTGTGGACAAGTGGTCAGAAATGCTGGGCATGTATATTGAGAATCGGGTCGTTTCAAGTGAAGATATGGCAGGTATCATTGCGGACATGTGAAAATAAGTCTTAGCAATATCGAAAAGCTCGCCCGTTTGAGGCAACGTCTGGTATGTATTATCCTCACTCCATCCTCTAAAAGTCCAGTTTGATGTAATCAATGTACAAAGGCGCTCTCGCCTTAGCCTTTGGCCAGGATATCGCCTTGGTTTCCTCCGGACGCCAAAGAACCTCAGTCCAAGTCTAGTCCATCTGCTAGGTCTTTTGTCTTCGTAGTTTatttcttggtctccttgttctccttgtccttctcaccaccttccttggcttgagtGCTTGCACCATTTgtgccctccttcttctcatccttgttgttgatctcctccttcttggcctccttctcctcttgttGTTGCCTGttttggatcttgttctcgataAGATCGTGGAAGGCTGTGATGGCACGGATCAGACTGCTCAGGTAAATAGCCATAAGTTGgtcgttggtcttgacactCATCGCATATGCCAATTCGCCGCCGCCAgactttccatctctttcggGCGTGGAGAGATTGGGCAATAGGTTGAAAACGTCCTGAAGGTTTCCAAGGATCGCATGGTTAATGGGTAGTTGTTTGTCGAGGACCTTCTGGAGGTATGCGCCAATATCTCGCAGGCGCAGGTGTAGACCCTGAAGTGATTGCAACTGGTTTGTGACTCGTGTGGATAGTGTCCCCGCAGCGACATCGCGAATATCTCTTAACAGGTGCTCGACACCAATTTCTTCtgcctcctcggcctcgatgACGGAAGGAGTGTGGACAAATGTTCGTGCGGTGGTTGTGCCGTCCTAGTGACCGTCAGTGGTTTGATCATCGATTGTGGCCAGTATCAGTTGCCAACGTAcgtccttgatctcgtcaacagCAAAGTAAGCATCTGTTGGCACTCCTGACTCCTTGGGCTGGAcatcgacaatgacaagGAGGGGGTTGGGTGTGTAGCGCTTGAAGAGTTCATTGATCTCCAAATCAGATGCGCGGAGCTTGGGA is drawn from Fusarium graminearum PH-1 chromosome 3, whole genome shotgun sequence and contains these coding sequences:
- a CDS encoding coproporphyrinogen III oxidase; protein product: MAARQPARRLAAHLASPSVRFSRTQSASTRRWLSSSAGPKASRSSYSNYSPLWLTAVALGVAAPLAYKMSDIEPINADPSTLADRDAQKKRESGVNEDSPMRLRMEKFIREQQAQIVAELERLDGKKFRKDEWERPNGGGGTTCVLQEGNVFEKAGLGVSVVYGSLPKPAIEKMRANHKTMDPNMESIDFFAAGLSMVLHPYNPMAPTVHLNYRYFETANPDGTSQAWWFGGGCDLTPSYLFDEDAIHFHKTIKTACDAHDKEYYPRFKKWCDEYFFNKHRGEARGIGGIFFDDLDETERDRENTFSFVQDCLKAFLPSYIPIIEKRKDMPYTEAEKDWQQLRRGKYVEFNLVHDRGTAFGLNTPGSRVESILMSLPLTAGWKYMHEPEPKSREQRLVDVLRDPKEWV
- a CDS encoding 26S proteasome regulatory subunit rpn-8; this encodes MPTTTAETLSLVTRNVTVAPLVLLSAVDHYNRTVSTKTKRRVVGVLLGQNDGNDVRVSNSFAVPFEEDDKDPSVWFLDHNYVESMNDMFKKVNAREKLIGWYHTGPKLRASDLEINELFKRYTPNPLLVIVDVQPKESGVPTDAYFAVDEIKDDGTTTARTFVHTPSVIEAEEAEEIGVEHLLRDIRDVAAGTLSTRVTNQLQSLQGLHLRLRDIGAYLQKVLDKQLPINHAILGNLQDVFNLLPNLSTPERDGKSGGGELAYAMSVKTNDQLMAIYLSSLIRAITAFHDLIENKIQNRQQQEEKEAKKEEINNKDEKKEGTNGASTQAKEGGEKDKENKETKK